The DNA segment TACTTTCATAAAATATAACGTTACCGAGTATCTCTATGTACCCGGCAAGGTAGATCTGATTCTTCACTTTGCCTCACCGGCTTCCCCTGTGGATTACCTGAACCTGCCGATACAGACACTTAAAGTCGGTTCTCTCGGGACTCACAAGGCACTTGGTCTGGCAAAAGAGAAAAGTGCACGGTTCCTGCTTGCTTCAACAAGCGAAGTCTACGGAGATCCGCTGGAACATCCCCAAAAAGAAACCTACTACGGCAATGTCGATCCGGTTGGTTTGCGCGGCGTGTACGATGAGGCCAAACGGTTTGCCGAAGCACTGGTCATGGCCTATCATCGCAACCATGATATTCAGACCCATATTGCACGCATATTCAATACATATGGTCCTTATATGCGTATGGATGACGGCCGCGTGCTTCCAAACTTCATTACCCAGGCACTGCAAAATGAACCGCTGACGGTCTACGGGGACGGTTCTCAAACGCGTTCATTCTGTTATGTTGATGATATTGTGGAAGGGATCATCAGACTGTGCAAAACAGACCATGCCGAACCGGTGAATCTTGGCAACCCTGATGAAATAACCATCAACGAACTTGCAAACGAAATAATCAGGCGCACCGGAAGCAGCAGCCCCATTAAACACACAGATTTGCCGCAGGGTGATCCCAATGTCCGGCAGCCCGATATATCCCTGGCCAGAAATTTACTGGACTGGGAGCCGGTAGTCGACAGGAATAACGGGCTTGACCGTACCCTGGACTACTTTAAAACGCATCTGAATGGCAGGTGACTCCGTTCATATCCTCGGCATTTCATGTTACTACCATGATGCCGCCGCAGCTCTGCTGACCAATGGTGAACTGGTGTCCGCAGCACAGGAGGAGAGATTTACCCGTATCAAACACGACCAGAACTTTCCTTCCAATGCCATTGCATGGTGTCTTGAAAAAAACGGTATCACAATAAAAGACATCGATGCCGTTGTCTTTTATGACAAACCCTTTCTGAAGTTTGAGCGCATACTTGAAACGTATCTGGCATACGCTCCTTCCGGCATTCGAAGCGCCTGGAAAGCCCTGCCTGTGTGGATAAAGCAAAAACTGTGGATATCCGACCATATTCGTTCCGAGCTGGGATTTGAAGGAGAACTGTTGTTTCCGGAGCACCATGAGTCCCACGCGGCATCCGCTTTTTATCCTTCACCTTTTGAAGAAGCAGCAATTCTCACGATGGATGGTGTAGGCGAGTGGGCTACCAGTTCCATCGGTCACGGCCGGGGAAACACAATTACTTTGAACCGCGAGTTGCACTTTCCCCACTCCCTTGGGCTGCTTTACTCCGCATTTACCTATTTCACGGGGTTTCGTGTTAATTCCGGTGAATACAAGGTGATGGGACTGGCACCTTACGGAAAGCCGAAATACAAGGATGTTATTCTCAGCGAATTAATTGATTTGCGGGAGGACGGCTCTTTCCGGATGAATATGGACTACTTTGGCTATGGCCCCGGGCTCACCATGACAAACAGACGGTTTTCCAGACTCTTCGGAGGCCCGCACCGCAAACCGGAATCACCGCTGACACAACGTGAGATGGATCTGGCGGCTTCTGTTCAATACGTTACGGAAGAAATTATGGTACGGATGGCCAGGTATGCCGTGAACGTTACCGGCAGCCGCAACCTCTGCCTTGCCGGTGGTGTTGCATTGAATTGTGTTGGCAACGGCCGCATCCTCAGGGAGGGAATTTGTGAGAAGTTATGGATTCAGCCTGCATCCGGAGATGCGGGCGGGTCGGCCGGTGCGGCATTTCTGGGCTGGCACCGTTATTTCAAAAAACCGCGTAAGGTTACCCGGCCGGATGCCATGAAGGGTACTTTTCTCGGACCTTCATTTGGGACGAACGACATTGCAGAATTTCTCAGGTCTGTTCCGGATTACGCCGGAATTGCTGATCATCCCCACGAAGAGCCGCAACTGCTTGAAAAAACTGCCGCACATCTGGCAGGCGGGAAGGTGGTCGGCTGGTTTCAGGGCCCCATGGAGTTTGGTCCCAGAGCACTTGGCGGACGCTCCATTCTTGGTGACCCCCGCTCGGAATCCATGCAAAAAACACTCAATCTGAAAATCAAATACCGGGAAAGCTTCCGTCCGTTCGCACCAAGTGTTGCCGAGGAAGAGGTTCAAAACTATTTCAAGCTTGCTGAACCCAGTCCGTACATGCTACTGGTTGCTGATGTTGCTGACGATATCCGCAAACCGGTAGACGAATCGGTCACTGGACTCGACAAACTGCATCAGGTTCGTTCGGAACTGCCGGCAATCACCCATGTTGACGGATCGGCGCGTATTCAGACTGTCAACAGCAAAACCCATCCCAGATACCATGGGCTGATCACGTCATTTGCCAGGCTTACGGGGTGTCCGGTTATCATTAACACCAGTTTTAATGTCCGCGGAGAGCCTGTTGTCTGCACTCCCGAGGATGCATGGCGCTGTTTTATGCGCACGGATATGGATGTCCTTGTCATGGATCGGTTTATAATTGAAAAGAAAGACAAAGACCGCCTGGCTGATCCTGAGAAGACCATGGCATCACTTCAACCCGATTAAGTTTTCTGACTCCGTAAAGCATAACCGGATTATGTTCAAAAAACTGCTCAGTGAAATAACAATAAACAGAAACGTCCTCAGGCAGTTCGGATGGGTCATGGCTGTCATGCTGGGCCTGATAGTGCCTGTGATTATAACCTGGTTTCAGGACTGGGAACTTGTCCGCACGGCCATAATCGTGTCGCTTGCAGGAGTACTTTTTCTGCTTGCGGGTCTGACAGCGCCGCAAATGCTTCGTTATCCGTATATCATTTGGATGCTGATCGCGCTTGTATTGGGTACGATCGTCACCCGTATCATCATTACTGTTGTATTCTATCTGATGATTACCCCGGTCGGATTTATAAGAAGGCATTTCGGGACAAAAGACTTGCTTGGCCTGAAACCGGATGCTGAAAAAGCTACTTACTGGGTGATCCGGGATGACGACCCGCGGCCGGACCGGATGAAGAAGCAGTATTGACTATTCACTGACAACAAATTCAATTTCTTCGAGAACATTGCCCTGCTCATCCTGCAGTTCAACCCGCCAGTTGCCCGGCTGAAGACCAACGGAAGAGTAGGTGCGCCAGTTCGGAGAGATCCCGATTTTACTGTTCATTTCAAAATAGAGTTCATCCTCATGATACCATTTGAAAAAGAGATCCTGCATTTCATCATTGTTGTGAATCCGGGCAAAGCACCAGGCTCTGGAGTCAGCCATGCTGTATGATTCTACCACTTCCACCGGTTCCCGCTCAATTACATCCTCTGCCAGCAGAAACTCCTTTACAAACAGGGTGTCTTCATTCTCTAATGAACCGGGATCAGAATAATTTTCCATGGAATTCATTCCAAAATGGGATAATTTCACTTTGCCGGCAGATGAACCTGACACTGTTTCCGGATTGTTTAAGGCAGTTATTGAAATAACGGAAACAAGGAAGAGACACAGCAGCGGAAACGAAAGCCGGTTAACATAATCAGCAGAATAGTCAGAACGGTTCAAACAACATTTATTTAAGAGCATAATGTCATTAAAATTGGTCGATGTTTATCCATACAGGCAGATACAGGAAGATGTCCGGTTTTTGATATTCAAACGCGCCGAATCTGCGATGTACGCCGGGCAGTGGAGGATGATCGGTGGAAAAGTGAATCCGGGTGAGCATCGTTCATCGGCAGCTTTGAGGGAATTAGGAGAAGAAACAGGTTGCAATGTACATGATTTCTGGGTTGTGCCGCAAATTAATCAATTTTATGATCACAATACCGATACCATTCATCACATAGCCGCGTTTGCTGCCGGAATAACCGGTCAATCTGACATAAGATTAAATCATGAGCATCAAAGTTACAAATGGGTTTCCGCTCCGGAGGCAAAAAAAATTCTTAAATGGCCGGAACAGGCTCGCCTTATACAACTGATTCATGATATCTTGACTACCGGCGAAGTTTTACCGGAGTGGAAAATCAATGTGCCGCAGTAACTATTTAATGTTGAAAAACTACTGACTATCGCAATTACATGGTAATGACAAAGCAATTCTGGAAATCCGATTTGAAATCAAAGACCTTTTTACCCTCTCTGATACCAGCAGCCCTGGCGCTGCTGGTTTGTGCATACATGCCGGTTTCATCACAAGCGCAGCTTATCAGCACGGATAGTTACGAGGTAGGTGTTGCGCCCGATGTTTGGTTCAACTCTGTCGACGGAGTGATCGTGGGCCTGCGGTTCCGGGGTGAAGACCCGAGGACTTTCCTTGACGGACCACACCGGATCAATGCAGGAGTCTGGCTCGGTACCCGGATTCCCGATACGCCTGTTTCCTACATGTTTAATTACGCACATCCTGTTGAAAGAATAAGCAGCCCCCAGAACGAGGGGGCCATACATTTGCGCAGCTCCATTCGAACCGGCGTTCACAGGCATGAAGCGGGTCTGAGTAAACGCTGGCAGCCCGGTTTTGACGAATATGAAACTTTCGAACTTGAGGGATTTGCAGGTTTATATTACCGGTTCGACCATGATTACTTGCTTTATGAAGAACTATGGCAGGAGTCACCCGTTTTGTATTTCCGTACTAATGCAAAAAAACGGGACAGGAACTTACTTGGACGGTGGACAGCATCGTTGACTGCAACTGCAGGTTTGCCTGCTGACACAGATGATCCGTTTATCAATTTTGCGTATGAGTCAGGCGGCCACCCGGAAGCCCTTGGCACAGAAGGGCTGTTTGGCCAGGCACAGCTTGAGCTGCTGCAGCATATCAGCATGCCGGCCGGGTTTTCTGTCCGGACCAGACTGTTCGGAGGGTTTTCATCGGATGCTGTACCTCCGGAGCTGCGATATTCGGTATCGGAAGCAGCATCATTTGATCAGCTGCGGTCGCCGCTGACCAGAGCAAAGGGTACCATTCCTGTAGACTGGGTCCGCTCAGGTTGGGTGCATGTTGCCGGCGGTCCCGCATTGCGAGGTTATACCATGCAGACAACCGATTCCAGAGAAGCCGGAGTGATGGGCTGGGTACAACACGCAATCGCCATGAACCTTGACTTCTACTATCCCAATCCAATAAACACATATTTTGCCAAAATCCCTTATCTTGGTGATGTGCTGCGTCTGGAGTCCTACTTATTTACAGATGCAGGATTGATGTATCAAAGCGATGCAGAAAATGCACTTACCGGTGATGCGGGCAAGCCGGAGTGGCAGCAGTTGCTTTTGAATACAGGAGCAGGTTTTATGCTGTCATTCAATATACCCGACTATCTTGGCCGTGACCGCGGCTTTTTCATACGTTATGAGATACCTTTCTGGGTTTCGGAAGTGCCCGGAGATGAAGACAATTTCGATATTCGACACGTACTTGGCGTTGGTTCTCAGTTCCGGTTTTAGTGTTTATTTCCTTAATGCAATTTCATCTGTTTAAATGTTTGGATTTATATCGTCACATGTTATCCCATGACCGTTTTTAATCATGCTCATGTGTGTCCGGATTTCAGCCGGTCATGATCATTTCATCTTTTTTATAAATCATTTCAGCTATGCTAGTACTCGTCATTAACTGCGGAAGCTCTTCGGTAAAATATCAGCTAATTGAAACAGAAAAAGAAGATCATGTTTGTGTCGGTTCTGTGGAGCGGATCGGGGCAGTCACATCCATTGTAAAACATCATATCGTTGACCAGAAGCCGGTAAAAGAGACGACAGTCATTGAGGATCATAACCAGGCCCTGAAGGCTGTCATGGACTTTATACTGGACAAGGAAAACAAGCTCGTCGGGTCAGTTGATGACATCAAAGCCGTGGGACACCGGGTGGTCCATGGCGGCGAGTCTTTCAAAGATTCCGTTCTTATTGATGAATCGGTTATTGAAGCAATTGAACAGGCCATTGACCTGGCACCACTGCACAATCCTCCAAACCTTTCAGGTATCGAGGCCGCCCGAAAGCATCTTCCCGATGTGCCCCATGTCGCAGTGTTTGATACCGCTTTCCATCAGACCCTGTCACCCGATGCCTATCTGTATGGCATTCCCAACCGGATGTACCGTAAATACCGCATAAGAAAATACGGTTTCCACGGCACCTCTCATTATTTCGTAAGCCGCAGATATTACAGGATTACGGGCAAGGGTCCCGATGACAGCAAGCTGATCACCTGTCACCTTGGCAACGGCTCATCCATAGCGGCTATAAAAAACGGAGATTCAGTTGATACAAGTATGGGTTTTACACCGTTGTCAGGACTTATAATGGGAACCAGGAGCGGAGATATTGACCCGTCCATACTTTTTTATCTGGTTGAAAAGGAAGAGCTTTCACTGAATAATCTGCATGCACTGCTTAACAGACACAGCGGCCTGCTTGGGATGAGCGGGTATGCCAGTGATATGCAGGATCTGCTGGAAGAGGCCAAAAACGGGGACAAGCGCTGTGCCCAGGCCGTTTCAAGCTTCTGTTACCGGATCCGGCAGTTTATCGGCTCCTATTATGCCGTTATGAATGGGTGCAATGCCCTTATTTTCACCGCAGGGATCGGCGAGAACTCGCCTGATATCCGCGAAGGAGCACTTAAGAACCTGGACGCCATGGGGGTTGAGCTGGATCATGACAAAAACCGCGATGCATCACTGACCGGTGAACGAAAAATCAGCACAGACAACTCAGAAGTCGATGTCTACGTTATACCAACCAATGAGGAGTTGGTAATTGCTATAGATGCAGCAAAAATTGCCACTGCTTACAAACAGTCACCGTGGATCTGAGCACCTTTACAGCTCTTGCAAGATATCGAATTCAATAGTATGCCGGACTGCTCCGGTTTTTACCGGAATGGGTTTCCCGTTGCAGCAGTTCTGCTGATTTTTTTCTTTGCCGGATGTACGACCACTTCATGGGTGGTAGATGATGAGACGGCCAGAGATTACGACTCCCGTACGGTAGTATCCGACTCAGTCTACTTCCAGCAATCCGGTGCTCCTAGTCCCCAGAACCCGGTTCTGGAGCTTGATTTTCTGCTGTCTACGAAAGCAGAATACAATGAACATCTGATCTCCAGAAGGTACATTCAGCAGTACAGGCCCCGTTACGGTTATCTCGCACTTGGAATGACGGGAATGGGGATCGGACTTTATCTGGCCAATACATCCGTTATCGATGCGGACAAGCTTTCCACAAGAGACCGGGCGTTATTGAACTCAGCTGCGCTCAGCATCGGACTCGCATCGTATTTCAGCATGAAGCCGGTCGGAGAGGCACGGCCGGCCGGAGAGAAGCGGCAGCTGCAAAAAACCGGTACAATAGTTGAACATGATACCATCCCCGCAGAACTTCCGGAAGATGCCGCTGCCACATTATCCATCCACAGGGGAGACAGCGTCCTGGTTTCGGATGAAAATCTGGCTTTTGAAGAAAACCGCCTTGCCGTAAATATCCCTGAAAAGTCCGGTCTGCAGCAGCTGGATGCCGGGGATACGCTTTCCCTTGATATCACGGTTTCTTATGAAGAGCATCGGTTCCGCTCGCGTATCCCGGTTTCTGATTTTATGCAGGAATTTGTTGTCACCGACTCCTCTGATGTTCCTGTCAGGTCTTCACCCGCGCTGATCAGCAACAATATCATCCGCCATGCAGGTGCTGAAAGCAGATTTCCTTTCCTGACGGATCTGAATGACGGTTGGTTTCGTATTCTCAAAAGCGGTGAGGCTGCCTATATCCAAAAAGAAAAGGTCAGCCGGGTATGGCGGGTTGCGGATGTGACGGAAAGCGACCATCTGGTAGTTCAGTCAGACAGACCTGTATTTGGAGATCTTGAAGTGGAGAGAAATCTCCCTGACAATCAGAGAACAAATCCTGATGCCATTGCTGTCATTATCGCCAACGGCACCTATGAAGATCCCGTCAGAATTTTACCCCATGCCGACCGGGTTGCAGAACTGGCGGCAAGCTATTTCCGCGATGCCGCCGGACTCTACTCCGATAATATTGTTATCCTTGAGGATATGTCCAGAGATGACATGCTGCAGTTTATTGATGATGGTGATTCGCTGAAAATTGGCGGACGCCATCTGTCTGCGGAGGAGTCCGATTTCTATTTTTATTATTATGGCCATGCGTTTACGGATGAAGAAGACAGCCTTTTTCTGCTGCCTGTAGATTATGATCCGGGTGACAGAGAAGAGCGGTACGTTTCATTTGAGGCTCTGGCGGATGCAATCGGTGCTTTGCACACAAGGTCATCACTTATTGTTATGGACACGGATTGGTCGAGGGCATCTGTATTTGGCCAGGAAGTATCCGGTGAAATCCGAGGCAGGGATCAGGCAGTT comes from the Natronogracilivirga saccharolytica genome and includes:
- a CDS encoding DUF2914 domain-containing protein, with translation MENYSDPGSLENEDTLFVKEFLLAEDVIEREPVEVVESYSMADSRAWCFARIHNNDEMQDLFFKWYHEDELYFEMNSKIGISPNWRTYSSVGLQPGNWRVELQDEQGNVLEEIEFVVSE
- a CDS encoding UDP-glucuronic acid decarboxylase family protein, with translation MPDRIVITGGAGFIGSHLCARFIEEGAEVVCIDNLSTGNLDNLGHFFGNDRFTFIKYNVTEYLYVPGKVDLILHFASPASPVDYLNLPIQTLKVGSLGTHKALGLAKEKSARFLLASTSEVYGDPLEHPQKETYYGNVDPVGLRGVYDEAKRFAEALVMAYHRNHDIQTHIARIFNTYGPYMRMDDGRVLPNFITQALQNEPLTVYGDGSQTRSFCYVDDIVEGIIRLCKTDHAEPVNLGNPDEITINELANEIIRRTGSSSPIKHTDLPQGDPNVRQPDISLARNLLDWEPVVDRNNGLDRTLDYFKTHLNGR
- a CDS encoding carbamoyltransferase; the encoded protein is MAGDSVHILGISCYYHDAAAALLTNGELVSAAQEERFTRIKHDQNFPSNAIAWCLEKNGITIKDIDAVVFYDKPFLKFERILETYLAYAPSGIRSAWKALPVWIKQKLWISDHIRSELGFEGELLFPEHHESHAASAFYPSPFEEAAILTMDGVGEWATSSIGHGRGNTITLNRELHFPHSLGLLYSAFTYFTGFRVNSGEYKVMGLAPYGKPKYKDVILSELIDLREDGSFRMNMDYFGYGPGLTMTNRRFSRLFGGPHRKPESPLTQREMDLAASVQYVTEEIMVRMARYAVNVTGSRNLCLAGGVALNCVGNGRILREGICEKLWIQPASGDAGGSAGAAFLGWHRYFKKPRKVTRPDAMKGTFLGPSFGTNDIAEFLRSVPDYAGIADHPHEEPQLLEKTAAHLAGGKVVGWFQGPMEFGPRALGGRSILGDPRSESMQKTLNLKIKYRESFRPFAPSVAEEEVQNYFKLAEPSPYMLLVADVADDIRKPVDESVTGLDKLHQVRSELPAITHVDGSARIQTVNSKTHPRYHGLITSFARLTGCPVIINTSFNVRGEPVVCTPEDAWRCFMRTDMDVLVMDRFIIEKKDKDRLADPEKTMASLQPD
- a CDS encoding NUDIX domain-containing protein, producing MSLKLVDVYPYRQIQEDVRFLIFKRAESAMYAGQWRMIGGKVNPGEHRSSAALRELGEETGCNVHDFWVVPQINQFYDHNTDTIHHIAAFAAGITGQSDIRLNHEHQSYKWVSAPEAKKILKWPEQARLIQLIHDILTTGEVLPEWKINVPQ
- a CDS encoding acetate/propionate family kinase is translated as MLVLVINCGSSSVKYQLIETEKEDHVCVGSVERIGAVTSIVKHHIVDQKPVKETTVIEDHNQALKAVMDFILDKENKLVGSVDDIKAVGHRVVHGGESFKDSVLIDESVIEAIEQAIDLAPLHNPPNLSGIEAARKHLPDVPHVAVFDTAFHQTLSPDAYLYGIPNRMYRKYRIRKYGFHGTSHYFVSRRYYRITGKGPDDSKLITCHLGNGSSIAAIKNGDSVDTSMGFTPLSGLIMGTRSGDIDPSILFYLVEKEELSLNNLHALLNRHSGLLGMSGYASDMQDLLEEAKNGDKRCAQAVSSFCYRIRQFIGSYYAVMNGCNALIFTAGIGENSPDIREGALKNLDAMGVELDHDKNRDASLTGERKISTDNSEVDVYVIPTNEELVIAIDAAKIATAYKQSPWI
- a CDS encoding SxtJ family membrane protein; its protein translation is MFKKLLSEITINRNVLRQFGWVMAVMLGLIVPVIITWFQDWELVRTAIIVSLAGVLFLLAGLTAPQMLRYPYIIWMLIALVLGTIVTRIIITVVFYLMITPVGFIRRHFGTKDLLGLKPDAEKATYWVIRDDDPRPDRMKKQY